A single window of Polaribacter sp. SA4-10 DNA harbors:
- a CDS encoding DUF3883 domain-containing protein, with product MEQHLDNLIKSTKKQYADNYSYMLRDYNQENETVKGYNGRQLLELLQNCDDEGSKEVLIKLDQDKKQVSIHNIGTPFSKKGYRSLFISNLSSKTEQKKYIGNKGLGFRSIINWSHAIEIQSNNFSLKYSENTRKANFNALFEKEIQQTIQKEQNLKEHVIPMPFLTLPNIGKIQQNGYVTSIIIDYKIKFLKDIVKQIRAITPETILFLNNIETIKFEGLDGQQDISCTRETMQPNSDVFQPLTKIRFENGTNWQIFEKEALLPEKYWDEIKQDEELYQTKIAIEENFEVSSTYLYSFFPTKIQLKQPYILHATFDLDATRNQINDSEKNRFILQEIVEFTTKVAKYFSQEEVSYKPLDILHHSHKADTLDDLGYYELIDKAVHTEPILPCIDNIYKTLEESIFISNEFGQMLLNIDAQNEIDCHLIPLTDKSLKDYYLEDHIDQDLSVLKDVVKILNGIAIKELTMHQRSEFIYQIVKNCHFITTDFQNKMTFLVNDAMTNIQEGEYVYTPITKDNLLKTPAFANIQFINKILYEALLEKFAFNVDDNSNKSRFIYDQLKGFCNIHSYEPATLAQKIISESRIRLKESPSLINQTVIEMNQCLFHNFLQLNDGTKLPDAIRVPGLNKNGNVKLVDEMVFSGYYPIGKITETIFNDIYTANDFIGSPASLGLPEQDAHEVQEYLKWIGLNEYAIYESITEEDKNFQDYRLYLAQELNENIDERFKASVMVIKGLSSILGLISIEKLILWIHFDGTLRRQLNDSENNDFVQYFFRTWNPIQIKSSYIKYEINKLSPYGFMDYLVDERYGWVNNFAIDYRKYFFKEHEVSKSRIDSILIMLGAKDDFCDLSIDKVAEIINILPDRYPNGKKTQTIYKRALAHYKQNQIGFEKDILLFADDGESLKPYKKNDIYFSDNIKLPKQLMKNFPVFNFPARSGGVEAIAFFGINDLSTIQIELASSSILPELNQRFSEFLELLKPIILTYRLNVIDESKIQKVQASICNKIEIILCSEITYKIGDNLYEVLDYEFIHHKDQNYYVKVNNGDSLTRLKTNRIFTNSCADIVSLSFDVRGDKNEFRHLFSGQYDDILKNIKADFGADTFNEARELLGLADYKQAFWQAIFVSKGIEYQKHMDDLSLEAQIKNQFAIDIDLGFLDYETINEPKQILKIKNLFDQIALDLEIFSKNYPYSIDLKEIHYSSIKNRLLTKKTLIKSAVWKKYNKLPIEEQSDYLNRINTFENIHDFAEMIAESNKLKFDIDLEVLFKEYVNGLYENLDLSFEKDVSELRDINAQLFNEEELHKINQSERLKSLLYFQNAIETIKSEIIEVDESIDLESANSENETIHDAPEPIIISSEKLQSKKRGRSAKMNGRGVFTPKESEERKLKEMGNTSEEFVFNYLKNNNFKNVDWVARDNEGLHCDLRFTDENDNLKYIEVKTFDGGRFFLSRSEFEFGKVEDENYEIWLVRNKNEIIKIKDFFTNGKYDPITSEYEISLNIK from the coding sequence ATGGAGCAACATTTAGATAATTTAATAAAATCCACAAAAAAACAATATGCTGACAATTATAGCTATATGTTACGTGACTATAACCAAGAAAATGAAACGGTTAAAGGTTACAACGGACGGCAATTATTAGAATTATTACAAAATTGTGATGATGAGGGCTCTAAAGAGGTACTCATTAAACTAGACCAAGATAAAAAACAAGTGTCTATTCATAATATTGGTACTCCTTTTTCTAAAAAGGGGTATCGCTCATTATTTATCTCCAATTTATCATCTAAAACTGAGCAAAAAAAATACATTGGTAATAAAGGTTTAGGTTTTAGGTCTATTATCAATTGGAGTCATGCTATAGAAATTCAAAGCAATAATTTTTCATTAAAATATTCTGAGAATACTCGTAAAGCAAATTTTAATGCATTATTTGAAAAGGAAATACAGCAAACAATACAAAAAGAACAGAATTTAAAAGAACACGTTATACCCATGCCGTTTCTTACTTTACCAAATATTGGTAAAATACAGCAAAACGGCTATGTTACAAGTATTATTATTGACTATAAAATTAAATTTTTAAAAGATATAGTAAAACAGATTAGAGCCATAACACCAGAAACTATATTGTTTTTAAACAATATAGAAACAATAAAATTTGAAGGGTTGGATGGGCAACAAGATATCTCTTGTACTAGAGAAACTATGCAACCAAATTCAGATGTATTTCAACCTTTAACCAAAATTCGTTTTGAGAACGGGACTAATTGGCAAATCTTTGAAAAAGAAGCGCTTTTACCTGAAAAATATTGGGATGAAATAAAACAAGATGAAGAGCTCTATCAAACAAAAATTGCTATTGAAGAAAATTTCGAGGTGTCATCAACCTATTTATATTCTTTTTTTCCTACCAAAATACAATTAAAGCAACCCTATATATTGCATGCTACCTTTGATTTGGATGCAACCAGAAATCAAATAAATGATTCTGAAAAGAATAGGTTTATTTTGCAGGAAATAGTTGAATTTACCACTAAAGTTGCGAAGTATTTTTCTCAAGAAGAGGTGTCTTATAAACCTTTAGACATACTGCATCATTCTCATAAGGCTGACACATTGGATGATTTAGGTTATTATGAATTGATTGATAAGGCTGTTCATACAGAGCCCATACTACCTTGTATAGATAATATCTATAAAACGCTTGAAGAATCAATTTTTATTTCTAATGAATTTGGGCAAATGCTACTAAATATTGATGCCCAAAACGAGATAGATTGCCATTTGATTCCACTTACAGATAAAAGCCTTAAAGATTATTATTTAGAAGATCATATTGACCAAGATTTATCTGTTTTAAAGGATGTTGTAAAAATTTTAAACGGCATCGCTATCAAGGAGCTTACAATGCACCAAAGATCCGAATTTATTTATCAGATTGTAAAGAATTGTCATTTTATCACAACTGATTTCCAAAACAAAATGACTTTTTTGGTGAATGATGCAATGACTAATATACAAGAAGGGGAATACGTTTATACACCAATTACCAAAGATAATCTGCTTAAAACACCGGCTTTTGCCAATATTCAGTTTATAAACAAAATTTTATACGAGGCATTATTAGAAAAGTTTGCGTTTAATGTTGATGATAATTCTAATAAGTCTAGGTTTATCTATGATCAATTAAAAGGATTTTGTAACATACATAGTTATGAGCCCGCTACTCTCGCTCAAAAAATAATTAGTGAATCAAGAATCCGTTTAAAAGAATCTCCTTCATTGATAAATCAAACGGTTATAGAAATGAATCAATGTTTATTTCATAATTTCTTACAACTCAATGATGGTACCAAATTACCTGATGCCATTAGGGTTCCTGGCCTAAACAAAAATGGCAATGTTAAGTTGGTAGATGAAATGGTGTTCTCAGGTTATTATCCAATTGGAAAAATAACTGAAACCATCTTTAACGATATTTATACTGCCAATGACTTCATTGGGTCGCCCGCAAGCCTTGGGTTGCCAGAGCAAGATGCGCACGAAGTTCAAGAATATCTTAAATGGATAGGACTAAATGAATATGCCATTTATGAGTCTATAACAGAGGAGGATAAAAATTTTCAAGACTATCGACTTTATCTAGCACAAGAATTAAATGAAAATATTGATGAACGCTTTAAGGCAAGTGTTATGGTTATTAAGGGGCTTAGTTCAATACTGGGTTTAATATCCATTGAAAAGCTAATTCTATGGATACATTTTGATGGTACTTTAAGACGTCAACTAAATGATAGTGAAAATAATGACTTTGTTCAGTATTTCTTTAGGACATGGAATCCTATTCAGATCAAATCGTCATATATTAAATATGAAATTAACAAATTAAGTCCTTATGGATTTATGGATTATTTAGTTGATGAAAGATATGGCTGGGTTAACAATTTTGCAATAGATTATAGAAAATATTTTTTTAAAGAACATGAAGTTTCAAAAAGTCGCATAGATTCTATATTAATCATGTTAGGTGCTAAGGATGATTTTTGCGATTTATCAATTGACAAGGTTGCCGAGATAATCAATATCCTTCCTGATAGATATCCAAATGGTAAAAAAACGCAAACTATTTACAAAAGAGCATTGGCACATTACAAACAAAACCAGATTGGTTTTGAGAAAGATATTCTACTTTTTGCAGATGACGGTGAAAGCTTAAAACCATATAAAAAAAATGATATTTATTTCAGTGATAATATAAAACTGCCAAAGCAGTTAATGAAGAATTTTCCGGTATTTAACTTTCCTGCCAGATCTGGAGGCGTTGAAGCCATAGCTTTTTTTGGTATTAATGATCTTTCTACGATTCAAATAGAACTGGCATCTTCAAGTATATTACCCGAATTAAATCAGAGATTTAGCGAATTCTTAGAATTGTTAAAACCTATAATTTTAACGTATAGGTTAAATGTGATTGACGAAAGTAAAATTCAAAAAGTGCAAGCTTCTATTTGTAACAAAATTGAGATTATTTTATGTTCAGAAATAACCTATAAAATAGGAGATAACCTATATGAAGTATTAGACTATGAATTTATTCATCATAAGGACCAAAATTATTATGTAAAAGTAAATAATGGAGACTCATTAACAAGATTAAAAACGAATAGGATATTTACAAATAGTTGTGCCGATATTGTATCTCTCTCTTTCGATGTTAGAGGAGATAAAAATGAATTTAGGCATTTGTTTAGCGGACAGTATGATGACATATTGAAAAATATTAAAGCTGATTTTGGTGCCGATACCTTTAATGAAGCTAGAGAACTACTTGGTTTAGCTGATTACAAACAAGCTTTTTGGCAAGCCATATTTGTTTCTAAAGGGATTGAATATCAAAAACATATGGATGACTTGAGTCTGGAAGCTCAAATAAAAAATCAGTTTGCGATAGACATTGATTTGGGTTTTTTGGATTATGAAACCATCAACGAACCGAAGCAAATTCTTAAAATAAAGAATCTATTTGACCAGATTGCTCTTGATCTAGAAATATTTTCTAAAAACTATCCCTACAGCATCGATTTAAAAGAAATTCATTATTCGAGCATAAAAAACAGATTATTAACAAAGAAAACTTTGATAAAATCTGCTGTTTGGAAAAAATATAATAAGCTTCCTATTGAGGAGCAATCTGATTATTTGAACCGGATAAATACTTTTGAAAACATTCATGATTTTGCTGAAATGATTGCAGAAAGTAATAAATTGAAATTTGACATTGATCTCGAGGTTTTATTCAAAGAATATGTGAATGGTTTATATGAGAACCTAGATTTGTCTTTTGAAAAAGATGTTTCAGAACTTAGGGATATAAATGCACAACTATTCAATGAGGAAGAGTTACATAAAATAAATCAGAGTGAAAGATTAAAGAGTTTACTGTATTTTCAAAATGCTATAGAAACCATCAAAAGTGAAATTATAGAAGTTGATGAGTCTATTGATTTAGAAAGTGCCAATTCTGAAAATGAAACAATTCATGATGCGCCAGAACCAATCATTATTAGCAGTGAAAAGTTACAAAGTAAAAAAAGAGGACGAAGCGCCAAAATGAATGGAAGAGGTGTTTTTACGCCAAAGGAATCTGAAGAGAGAAAATTGAAAGAAATGGGTAATACATCTGAAGAATTTGTTTTTAATTACCTGAAGAATAATAATTTCAAAAATGTTGATTGGGTTGCTAGAGATAATGAAGGCCTTCATTGTGACCTCCGTTTTACAGATGAAAATGATAACCTAAAGTATATTGAAGTAAAGACCTTTGATGGTGGCCGTTTCTTTTTATCAAGGTCTGAATTTGAGTTTGGAAAAGTAGAGGATGAAAATTATGAAATTTGGCTGGTAAGGAATAAAAATGAAATTATCAAAATAAAGGATTTCTTTACAAACGGGAAATATGATCCGATCACATCAGAGTATGAAATTTCGCTTAATATTAAATAG
- a CDS encoding restriction endonuclease subunit S: MVETETKVQRYERYKESGVEWLGKIPEHWEALANKFIFNLKKNQVGKKSADYDLLSLTLKGIVIRNLDNGGKFPAEFDTYQEVKKGDFVFCLFDVEETPRCVGLSDYNGMITGAYTVMEPNENFDRSFLYYFYLNLDADKRMKPLYTGLRNTISKDNFFAFKTFVPPLSEQTAIAQFLDDKTTKIDEAITIKEQQISLLKERKQILIHKAVTRGLNPNVKLKDSGVEWIGDIPKHWEVKRLKYFANIQGGFAFNSSDFKDEGIQIIKIANTYMNCLSLDRQPTFVDASYLQSHKDWVVSKNDILMSLTGTLGKKDYGFAILIDDDTKYLLNQRVAKITAKNNFEPEYLVMLLQSDSYLNQLYCLPAGTKQANLSNNNVVNIKMPIPPRNERTEISKYIENGCGKIETAISLKQQEIAKLKEYKSSLINSVVTGKVKVC, from the coding sequence ATGGTAGAAACGGAAACAAAAGTGCAACGTTACGAACGCTATAAAGAGTCTGGTGTGGAATGGTTGGGGAAGATTCCTGAGCATTGGGAAGCTTTGGCAAATAAGTTTATTTTTAATTTGAAGAAAAATCAGGTTGGGAAGAAATCTGCTGATTACGATTTATTGTCATTGACTCTAAAAGGTATTGTAATAAGAAATCTAGATAATGGTGGAAAATTCCCTGCTGAATTTGATACATACCAAGAAGTTAAAAAAGGTGACTTTGTTTTTTGCCTTTTTGATGTTGAAGAAACACCTCGTTGTGTAGGTTTATCTGATTATAACGGAATGATTACAGGAGCATATACTGTAATGGAGCCGAATGAAAATTTCGATAGAAGCTTTCTTTATTATTTTTATTTGAATTTAGATGCAGATAAAAGAATGAAACCTCTATACACAGGTTTAAGAAATACGATTTCTAAAGATAATTTCTTTGCTTTTAAAACCTTTGTTCCACCGCTTTCAGAACAAACCGCAATCGCACAATTTTTAGACGATAAAACCACAAAAATAGACGAAGCCATTACCATTAAAGAGCAACAAATAAGCTTGCTAAAAGAACGCAAACAAATACTCATACACAAAGCTGTTACACGTGGTTTAAACCCAAATGTAAAACTAAAAGACTCTGGTGTGGAGTGGATTGGTGATATACCTAAGCATTGGGAGGTGAAGCGGTTGAAGTATTTTGCAAATATCCAAGGCGGTTTCGCTTTTAACTCTAGTGATTTTAAAGATGAAGGTATACAGATTATTAAAATTGCTAATACTTATATGAATTGTCTAAGTTTGGATAGACAACCAACTTTTGTTGATGCTTCATATTTACAATCACATAAAGATTGGGTTGTTTCCAAAAATGACATATTAATGTCTTTAACCGGAACTCTAGGGAAAAAGGATTATGGTTTCGCAATTTTAATTGATGATGATACTAAATATTTATTGAATCAAAGGGTTGCTAAAATTACAGCCAAAAATAATTTCGAACCTGAATATCTTGTTATGTTATTACAAAGTGATAGTTATCTAAATCAGCTGTATTGTCTGCCAGCTGGAACTAAACAAGCAAATCTAAGCAATAATAATGTTGTCAATATAAAAATGCCAATACCTCCACGAAATGAAAGAACTGAGATTTCAAAATATATAGAAAATGGTTGTGGTAAAATAGAAACCGCCATTAGCCTAAAACAGCAAGAAATTGCAAAGTTAAAAGAGTATAAGAGCAGTTTAATAAATAGTGTGGTAACTGGTAAGGTAAAGGTATGTTAG
- a CDS encoding class I SAM-dependent DNA methyltransferase, translating to MNKSSHNKLVSFIWSIADDCLRDVYVRGKYRDVILPMIVLRRLDALLEPTKDAVLEELAFQRDEAKFTEWDESGLRDASGYVFYNTSKWTLQKIKDTATNSAQILQANFEDYLNGFSPNVKEIIEKFKLRSQVAHMASKDVLLDVLEKFTSSNINLTPFEKEDSEGRKLPALSNLGMGYVFEELIRKFNEENNEEAGEHFTPREVIDLMTHIIFDPIKDNLPPVMTIYDPACGSGGMLTEAQNFIKDEEGEIKATGDVYLYGKEINDETYAICKSDMMIKGNNPENIRVGSTLSTDEFAGTTFDFMLSNPPYGKSWSSEQKFIKDGKDVIDTRFQIQLKNYFDVLEDADAIPRSSDGQLLFLMEMVSKMKSLSQSPSGTRIASVHNGSSLFTGDAGGGESNIRRYIIENDWLEAIVQLPNNLFYNTGITTYIWILSNNKPANRKGKVQLIDAGQLYRKLRKNLGNKNCEFSPEHITEIVETYTKMSAAEREGEQGISAQVFDNDDFGYYKATIERPKRLKAQFSADRIETLRYDRVLQEPMQYAFETFGESMYTKSKEHATELLDWCEKNELNLSSANKTKLTKADTWKKHLRLVTAAKALQNVFGDKLYTNFNDFKKDIDDEVKAQKLNLSASDKKAILNAVSWYDADAEKVIKKVEKISGDKLVKLLQHLDCAETDLSDFGYYSNNNSNVTSSAVEKSLKKGDYITYETESDLRDTENVPLKDNIHSYFLREVQPHVPEAWINLDATKIGYEISFNKYFYKHTPLRKIEAVTKDILELETLSDGLISEILNLA from the coding sequence ATGAACAAATCATCACACAATAAATTAGTATCCTTCATTTGGTCGATTGCAGACGATTGCCTTAGAGACGTGTACGTGCGTGGAAAATACAGAGATGTTATTTTACCAATGATTGTTTTACGCAGATTAGACGCACTATTAGAACCTACCAAAGATGCCGTTTTAGAAGAGTTGGCCTTTCAACGTGACGAAGCTAAGTTTACAGAATGGGATGAGTCTGGTTTGCGAGATGCATCTGGATATGTGTTTTACAATACTAGTAAGTGGACACTTCAAAAAATAAAAGATACAGCTACCAACAGCGCACAAATCTTGCAAGCCAATTTTGAAGATTACTTAAACGGTTTCAGCCCTAATGTGAAGGAAATTATCGAGAAATTCAAATTGAGAAGTCAAGTTGCACACATGGCTAGTAAAGATGTATTGTTAGATGTGTTAGAAAAATTTACATCATCGAATATCAACCTTACTCCTTTTGAAAAAGAAGATTCAGAAGGTAGAAAATTACCTGCACTTTCTAATTTAGGAATGGGCTACGTATTTGAAGAACTGATCCGTAAATTCAACGAAGAAAATAACGAAGAAGCTGGAGAACACTTTACACCGCGTGAAGTAATCGATTTAATGACACACATTATCTTCGACCCTATAAAAGACAACTTGCCTCCTGTAATGACTATTTATGATCCTGCCTGTGGTTCTGGTGGAATGTTAACCGAAGCTCAGAACTTTATTAAAGATGAAGAGGGCGAAATTAAAGCAACTGGTGATGTATATCTCTACGGAAAAGAAATAAACGATGAAACCTATGCTATTTGTAAGAGTGATATGATGATTAAGGGAAATAACCCTGAAAACATTAGAGTAGGTTCTACTTTGTCTACAGATGAATTTGCAGGCACTACTTTCGATTTTATGCTCTCTAATCCGCCTTATGGAAAGTCTTGGAGTAGCGAACAGAAATTCATTAAAGATGGCAAAGATGTTATTGATACACGTTTCCAAATTCAATTAAAAAATTATTTTGATGTTTTAGAAGATGCAGATGCCATTCCACGCTCGTCAGACGGACAATTATTGTTTCTAATGGAAATGGTTTCAAAAATGAAATCCTTAAGCCAAAGTCCATCAGGTACGCGTATTGCTTCTGTACATAACGGAAGTAGCTTATTTACAGGAGATGCTGGTGGAGGTGAAAGCAACATTCGTAGGTATATTATAGAAAACGATTGGTTAGAAGCGATTGTGCAATTGCCAAACAACCTATTTTACAATACAGGCATTACCACGTATATCTGGATTCTAAGCAACAACAAACCTGCTAATCGAAAAGGGAAAGTACAATTGATTGATGCAGGACAATTATATAGAAAACTACGTAAAAACTTAGGAAACAAAAACTGCGAGTTTTCTCCAGAACACATTACCGAAATTGTAGAAACCTATACCAAAATGAGCGCTGCAGAACGCGAAGGCGAACAAGGTATTTCTGCTCAGGTATTTGATAATGATGACTTTGGTTATTACAAAGCCACTATTGAAAGACCAAAACGACTAAAAGCACAATTTTCTGCAGATCGAATTGAAACGTTGCGTTACGACCGTGTATTGCAAGAGCCAATGCAATATGCGTTTGAAACTTTTGGAGAAAGTATGTATACCAAAAGTAAAGAACATGCAACTGAATTATTAGATTGGTGTGAGAAAAATGAGTTAAACCTTTCTTCTGCTAATAAAACAAAACTCACCAAAGCAGACACTTGGAAAAAACATTTGCGCCTTGTAACAGCAGCAAAAGCGCTACAGAATGTATTTGGAGACAAACTATACACCAACTTTAATGACTTTAAGAAAGATATAGATGATGAGGTAAAAGCTCAAAAACTAAACCTTTCTGCCAGCGATAAAAAAGCCATTTTAAATGCCGTAAGTTGGTACGATGCTGATGCTGAAAAAGTAATTAAAAAGGTAGAAAAAATTTCTGGTGATAAACTAGTAAAACTATTACAACATTTAGATTGTGCAGAAACTGATTTATCAGACTTTGGCTATTACTCAAATAATAATTCTAATGTCACCTCGAGCGCAGTCGAGAAGTCTCTAAAAAAAGGCGATTACATTACTTATGAAACCGAAAGCGACTTACGTGATACCGAAAACGTACCTCTAAAAGATAATATACATTCTTACTTTTTACGCGAAGTACAACCACACGTTCCAGAAGCGTGGATTAACCTAGATGCCACCAAAATTGGTTATGAAATTAGCTTTAACAAATACTTTTACAAGCATACACCTTTGCGCAAGATAGAAGCTGTTACCAAAGATATTTTAGAGTTGGAAACCTTAAGTGATGGTTTAATTTCAGAAATTTTAAACTTGGCGTAA